CGCAAGCGTAGCCCTTCGCCAGCGAGGAATACAGGCGCGATTCAGGGTCGGCGTCGTCGAGGAGTTCGACGGCGTGGTAGGCCATGTGCCGCGACGATTCGACGGCGCACTTGATGTCGTAGAGTTGCTCCTGGACAAGTTGGTGCTGACCGATTGGCTTGTCGAACGTCTCCCGGTCGGTGGCGTAGGCGAGCGCGTCGTCCAGGGCGGCCTGTCCGATGCCGACGGCCATGAACGCCATGCCGACGCGCATGAACGAGAAGATAGCGTTCAGCGGTTTCTCGTTCAGGAACAGTTCGACCATGCTGTCGGCGAAAGGCAGTTCGTAGAGGTCCTTGCCTTGCTGAAGCATTCGCGTAATCGAGGTCGAGAGTTTGTTCTCCGCCGGAATGCGCACGTCGTCGAGGAAGATTTGGCCGGTCGGCGAGGCTTTCCATCCGAGCTTATCCAGTTTCCGCGTCTCGAACGGCGAGGTCTCTTGGTCGACGATGAACATGTCCTGCATATCGGCTTCCTCGTCGTGGGCGACGACGAGCGCCACGTCCGCGATTGGCGCGTTCGAAACCCACGTCTTCTCGCCAGAAAGGACGTACTCGTCGCCTTCTTTTCGGGCAGTGGTGTTCGGGCGGGCGGTGTCGCTGCCTGACCCGGGTTCGCTCACGGCCATGCAGCCGATGAGTTCGCCTTTGTCGAGTTTGTCGCCGACGGCGTTCTGCGTCTGCTCTGATGCCCAGTTCGCCCACAGCGCGGGGAAGGACATATTCAGCGTGACGTTGAGACTCGGCCAGACACGGGCGATTTCCTCCGAGCCGATGGCGTAGTACATCAGGTCGCCAAAGTAGTCCTCGGCGGTGTCGGGGTCGTAGCCGATGCCCAGTTCGCGCAGGTCGCGCATGTACGAGAGCGCCTGCTCCTTGGAGAGTGGCTCCTGGTCCATCTCGTCCACCTCGGGAGCGATTTCTCGTTCGAGGTAGTCCCGGAGCGTCTCTTTGAACAGGCGCTGGTCCTGGGTGAGTTTCATTGCTCGAGCGTCGTGGTGAGTTGGTTCATCACCGGCGCGAGGCGAGTACCCTTGCCGACGTTTCCTTCGAGGGAGTACTGCTGTTGCATGAAGCCCTGAACCGGGTCGATGGCGCCCGTGATGAGTTGGACGTGGACTTCGGCGGGAGCTTCGATAGTGAAATCGACGTCTGAAAGCGTGCCCGCTCCGCCCGTGATGGTTCCCGCGTCCGGGTTCAACTGGAGGTGACCCTCCATCGGACAGTCGGTAGCGACGAAGTTCGCCACGATGTCCTCGCGAATCTGATCCTGGAGGTCCTCGTTCTGCCGGGCGAGTACCTCCGCACCCTTCCAGACGAGGTCCATGTAGCGGTCGGCCACGTCGGGGTGGTCGTTGACGAACGCGGCCACGTCTATCTCCTGCATCTGCATCACGAGGCCGCGATAGAGGTCGGGCCGGGATTCTATGAGTTCCGGGACGGTCCCCTCCAGTTCTGCGAGCACCTGTGGAAGGATGTCGCCGAGTTCAGACTGGTCTGCGGTCAGTGCGCGTTCGATGTCAGATTCTGGAATCGTCATTGGAAGTCAGTTGGTGTAAATTTCGTCTGCGAACTGTGCGTCGACGGAGGCGGCGAGTTCGGTCAGGCGCTGGGCGGCGGCGGAGTACTGCAACGTCTTTTGCATGTCGCCGTCGAGTGCGAACCGCCCGGACATCATCCCGGAGATGATGTCCACCTGCCCGTCGATGAGGTCCTTCCAGTCGTCGATGGTCGCCGTGAGGACGAAGCCGTGGTCCACCGCGTCCGGGCTTTCGACGAGGCGCGCGCCGGTGCAGCGCCCGTCTTCGAGGCCGAGGTAGGCACACCCAACGTGGCCGTCGTCGGGCGTCTCGTGGACGAATTCCTCGAGTTCCTCGCGCAGAAAGTCAGGCATCTCCGCCTCGTTCATCTCGTCTACGGGCATGTCTGTCATCACGAAGATGTAGTCGCCGTTGAAGTCGGTGCCATAGCCGTCTGCGAGTTTCGCGTGCTTTTCGTCGCCGTTGATGACTTCCCGATACCGGTCGAACCAGGGTTGGCTCGGGAAGATGAGTGGGCCGGTGTGGTCAGTTGCCATGTGAGTTCGTGACAATCGACGCGACTAACTCCGAAGTCGATTGGGCGTCGCATACGAGGGACTTTATAAGCCGGCTACCGCCGGCAGAAGCTAAACCGTGGCTGCGCGTCGATTTGAACGACGCATGCGGCAGTTCACCATCCGGCTGACACCGAGCACGCCGGGCTTTCACAGCGTCGACGGAGCCATCGCCGAGTGTCGGGCGGTGACCCGCGAATCGTTCTTGCACCTCAACCTGCTCAACGACGGAACGGGCGTCGCACTCTATCGGTTGCGAGGGGACGCAGACGCGCTGAAGGCGGTACTCGCCGACAGCGAAGCGGTGCTCTCCTTCGACGTGTTCGACGCGACTCGCGAGCAGTTCCACGCGCACGTCCACTTCGAACCGGACGACCCGGCGACGGCACTGCTCACCCTCGCCGACGAGCACAAACTCATCATCGACACGCCACTCGAATTCACCGGCGAGGGGAGCCTCAAACTGACGCTCGCCGGCGCACAGGACCGAATTCGGCGAGCCTTCGCCGGCCTGCCCGAGAGCGTGACCGTCTGGCTCGAACGGACGGGGGAGTACGACCCGGACCGAGAAGCGTTGCGGGCCGCCCTCACCAGTCGCCAGCGAGAAGTTCTGGACGTAGCACTCGACCTCGGCTACTACGAGAACCCGCGAGCCGCGACCCACGCCGATATCGCCGCTGAACTCGACTGCGCCGCCGGGACGGTGGGCGAGCACCTGCGGAAGGCCGAGGGCGCGGTGTTGTCGGAACTCAGGCGGTAAGCGCCGCCGCTTTCGGCCTTCGACAGGCTAAAGCGGACACCTCAAGATTTCATCTGTATGGAGTTCCACGACGCCGCGAACTTTCTTTTCGACCTGCGGCGGTTCACCCCACGGGCCGGGACCGAGGCGACCCGCGACCTGCTCGACCACCTCGGCAGTCCCGACGAGGACGTCGCCTTCGTGCAAGTCGCGGGGTCGAACGGCAAGGGAAGCACCGTCCGGATGGTCGAATCCACGCTCAGAGAGGCCGGACTGAACGTCGGCCTCTACACCTCGCCACACTTAGAAGACGTTCGCGAACGAATCCGCGTCAATGGCCGGATGATTTCGAAGCGGGGCCTCGTCCGATTCGTCGAGGAGGCAAAGTCGTATCTCACCGAGGCGGCGGCGCGCGGCGAGTCACCCACCTTCTTCGAGACGCTCACCGCACTCGCCATCTGGGAGTTTGCCCGACAGGACGTGGACGTGGCCGTCCTCGAAGTTGGCATCGGCGGGAAGTACGACGCGACGAGCGCCGTCGACCCAATCGCCAGCGCGGTTACGAACGTCTCGCTCGAACACACCCAGTACCTCGGTGACACCGTCGAAGAAATCGCCACGGACAAGGCCCACGTCGCGAGCGGCGTGAACCCCCTCGTCACCGCCGCGACGGGGTCGGCTCTCGACGCGGTCCGCGCACAGGCCGGCGACGTGGTGACCGTGGGAACCGACGGCGCGGACGTGACGGTCACCTACGAGGGACGCGACGGCCTCGAAGGCCGCATCTCCCTCGCCGGCCCCGACTGGAACGTCGATGCGCGACTACCCATGGTCGGCGCACACCAGGCGACCAACGCGGGCGTGGCCGCCGTGCTCGCTCGACAGGTCGCAGACGTAGAAGGGAGGACGCTCGCCCGCGGGCTGCGCAAGGCGTTCTGGCCGGGCCGATTCGAAATCATGAGCCAGGAACCGCTCACCGTCCTCGACGGGGCGCACAACCCCGGTGCATGCGAAGTCGTCGCCGACGTGCTCGCGGAGTTCGAGTACGAGAACCTCCACCTCGTCTTCGGCGCGATGAGCGACAAGGACCACCAGGGCATGGTCGATGCGCTGCCGACGCCCGATTCCGTGGTCACCTGCCAGCCCGACATGGACCGCGCCGAGGACAGAGCCGTGCTCGCGAGCATCTTCGAGGAGCGCGGCGTCTCGGACGTCGAACGACGAAGCGCGGTCGAGAGCGCCGTGGAACTCGCGCTCTCGAAAGCTGGCCCCGAAGACTGCGTCCTGATGACCGGGTCGCTGTTCGTCGTTGCTGAGGCGCGCCGGCGCTGGACGCGGGTCGAGATTCCAAAGCGAATCGTTGACTTAGACGCCGCCCGCGACACGCTCGCCGGCGCACACGTCACCGCCCCCGGCGTCTGGCGGATGCGCGAGAAGGGCGTCCACCGCGTGCTCAAGACTCGCGTCCAGAAGCGCCAGGCGCAGTACCTGAAAGAGGAGCTGCTCTCACTCGGCGGCGAGTGTGCCCTCTCGGGGCTGAACGACCAGGACGAGGAGACGTTCGACGTGGTGTTGATGGGGACGCTCGCCCAGTTCAAGCGCCTCGCCGACAAACTGGACGGCCAGCCCTACGGGCTCTCGCACTTCGCAGACGACATCCGCGAGGCGCTCTCGATTCAGACCCAGCCCGAATCACTCGGCTACCCGTGGGAGGACCACCCTGTCGTCATGGGGATTCTGAACGTCACCCCCGACAGCTTCCACGACGGCGGCCGCTACGAGGCCGTCGACGACGCCCTCTCGCGGGCGAAGGAGATGCTCGCGGACGGCGCAGAAATCATCGACGTCGGCGGCGAGAGCACGCGCCCCGGCGCGGAGGAAGTGAGCATCGAAGACGAGATTGCACGGGTCGTTCCCGTCATCGAACAACTTGCCGACCTCGATTGCCTCATCTCCATCGACACGCGCAAAGCCGCCGTGGCGCGGGCAGCACTGGATGCGGGTGCCCATATTATTAACGACGTGACTGGCCTCGGCGACCCGGAGATGCGCTTCGTCGCCGCCGAGTACGACGCGCCCGTGGTCGTCATGCACAGCTTAGATGCGCCCGTCGTCCCAGAACACACCGTCGAGTACGACGACGTGGTCGAGGACGTCATCGAGGAACTCAAAGAGCGCGTCCTGCTCGCGGAGAAGGCGGGTTTGGACCGCCGGAAGATAATCGTCGACCCCGGCCTCGGATTCGGCAAATCGCCCGCCGAAAACTTCGAGATTCTCGGCCGGGCCGGCGAGTTCCACGCCCTCGGCTGTCCCGTCCTCATCGGTCACTCACACAAGTCGATGTTCGGCCTCATCGGCCAAGAAAAGGGCGACCGACTGGCCGCAACCGTCGCGGGGACGACGCTCGCCGTCGAACGCGGTGCCGACATCGTTCGCGTCCACGACGTAAAAGAGAACGTGGCGGCAGTCCGCGCCGCGTTGGCCGCACGCGACCCGGCACGATTCGACTGACGCCTCCAGAACTTCGGATTTTTTATCACAATTATTCGGGCAAAACTTTTCTCCATCTGGAACCCGCCTCAAACGGTATGAGCATCATCGTCGAGTTTCGCGTTCCATCAACCGCGTTTTCGCTCGGGAACGCGTTCGCCGGGCATCCGGAGACGCATGTCGAACTGGAACGAATCGTTCCCCTCGGGGAGACGCCAGTTCCGTACGTCTGGGTTTCAGGGGTGGAACCAGACGCGTTCGAGGATGCGGTCAAAGGGGCGTCAGCGGTCGACGCGCCGATTTTGCTCGACCACATCGGCGATAAACGCCTCTATCGCATCTCGTGGGAGGTCCCGCCCGACGACTTGCTGGAGGGGTTGGTTCGAGCGAGTGGCACGCTCCTCGAAGCGAGCGGCGGCGAAGAGTGGTTCTTCAGGGTTCGGTTCCCCGAACACAACACCGCCACCACGTTTCACTCGTTCTGTGAGGCCCACGAGATTCCGGTCGAGATTGTCCGCGTCGTCTCTCCCACGGCCGGAGACGCGAAGGAGGGTCGATACGACCTCACGAACGAGCAGTGGGAGGCCCTCGTGCTTGCGGTCGAAGAAGGCTATTTCGAGAGTCCGCGCGCGGCGTCGCTCGACGCGCTCAGTGCCGAACTCGGCATCTCCTCGCAGGCGGTCTCAAAGCGCCTGCGACCGGCGGTCCGGAAAGTCGTCCAAGCGGCGGTTGGGTCCTTCGACGACGACGGTGGGGAAGCGGACGCTTCATAAATACGTTTCCCGAGCAACCGAATGAAATAACTCCGCGAGTATGAAAAGTGACGGTACCTGCGTGCACACACGTTGGGGGGTGTACGCGCGTAGGTCGCGCCGAGGGGCGATAGAAACGGGGGCGGGTAAAAATGGAACTTGCATTCCGGGGAACGCACCACCGCCGCCCCTCGCGTGCCATACGCTTTTCAGAACAGTCCGTACGTCCCGCGGACGTCGCGGTAGCAATCGAGATACCGCTCTAGCATCGTCTCCTGACTGTATGTGAAAAATCGGTCGTCGGTCGTGCGGTGGTCCAGTCGGCCGGCTTTCTCGATGGCGCTCGCGATTTCGGGCGGCGAGGTCGCCCGAAAGCCGCGTTCGAGTCCCTCGACGAGTTCGTGGGCCGCCGAGTTCGCGTGGTACTCGACGACGCCGACGCAGCCGCAGGCGAGCCCCCAGAGCAATTCCGTGGCGAAGGGCGTTCGCTTCGCGGTGTGGGCGAACACGTGGGCTCCCTTGTAGTAGGCGACGCGTTCTGCGGGCGGGAGTTCGCCCGTGAACGTCACGCGGTCTGCGATTCGTAAGTCCGCGGCCTGTTCCTTCGCGCTCGCACGCGCCGGACCGTCGCCGATGACGACGGCGTGCCAGTCACGGTCGCGCAGTTCCGCGAGCGCGAGTAGCAGACTCTCGACGTTCGCGTTCCCGTCCATCTGCCGGCAGGTGACGATGTCCACGTCCGAGTGTGGCTCGGTCTCAGCCGTGAGTTCCACGTCGATTCCCTCCGGAATGATTTCGACGGCCTCCTCTGCCGCGCCGGCTTCGCGAACCCAGGTGCTCACCATCCGCGAGGGCGTGACCACGGTGGTGGGTGCACGGGTCGTGTATCGTTCGCCCCACGACGTGGGCGGGTCCTCGTCGCCGTACCACTCGACGACGAGCGGCCGGCGGCCGAAGAGAGAGAAGAACCGGGCGGCAGCGACCTGCGACGGCGGGTCGGGGGTGGCGTGGACGACGTCCGGCGAGAACGAACGCAAGGCGAAGGGAAGGCGACTCGCAAACGAAAGCGGGCCAGGAGTGTCAGTGAGGGCGTGGTAGGTGACGTCCGCGCGGTCGAAGACGGAGACGGTCTCTCCCTCCCACCACTGGGCACAAAAGACGGCAACCTCGTGGTCGGCCGCGGCGAGTCCCTCTGCGACTCGGCGAACTCGCCAATTCCCCGGAGTGTCTCGCCTGTCTGCCCCAGAAAGCGAGACGAACGCGACGCGCATACACCTCGGGACGAAATCAATTGATAAAAAACCACCCGGAAGGACCCCGACGTCCTCGTGACAGTCACGCGACCCGAACGGCTTTCTCCCAGCCGTCGTATGTTGACCTATGACGTACGAAGTCGAGCGGTATCTCAATATTCGCAGTGCCGGGTCGGCCTCCTTTGGCCCCCACGGCGAACTCGCCTTCCTGATGGACACGACCGGCGTTTCGCAGGTCTGGTCGCTCCACGAACCCGGCCACTGGCCCGAACAGCGCACGTTCTACGACGAGCGAATCACCTTCGCCTCGTGGTCACCCGAGAATCCCGAACTCGTCTTCGGGATGGACGAGGGCGGCAACGAGCGCGAGCAACTGTTTCGCCTCGACAGCGACGGGACGATTACCAACCTCACCGCGACCCCGGACGCGAAACACTGGTGGGGCGGCTGGAGCCACGACGGCGAGCGATTCGCCTTCTCGTCGAATCGCCGCGAAGGGAGCGTCTTCGACATCTACGTACAGGACAGAGACGACATGGGCGACGAGGCACGACTCGTCTACGAGGGCGACGGCTGGCTCACGGTCGGCGGCTGGAGCCCCGACGACTCACGACTCCTCGTGTCGAAAGCCCACTCCAGTTTCGACCAGGACGTGTACGTCCTCGACATCGAATCGGGCGACTTAGAACACGTCACGCCCCACGAGGGGGACATCCGCTATGGGAGCATCCAGTGGGGTCCGGACGGCGAGAGTCTCTATCTCGTGACTGACGAGGACGCGGATCTGCTCTGGCTTGGCCGCCTCGACCTCGCGACCCACGACATCGAACCGGTGGTCGTCGACGACGAGTGGAACGTCTCGGGAGCCGCCATCGACGAGGAGACGGGCCGCATCGTCTACGCCCGGAACGTCGAGGGCTACACCGACCTCACCGTCGGCGACCTTGTCGCCGCGACGGAAATCGAATCGTACCCGGACCCCGACCTCCCGCGCGGCGTCCAGGGCGGCATCAGCTACAACGACGACGCGACCCAGTTCGCGATTACCGTCACCGGGAGCGCAGAGAACGCGAACGTCTACGTCGTGGACGTAGAGACCGGGGAGTCGACGCGGTGGACGAACGCCGCCACCGCCGGGATTCCGAAGGACACCTTCCGCGAACCGGAAGTGGTCCGCTACGAATCGTTCGATGGTCTCGACATTCCCGCCTTTTTCACCCTCCCAGCTGACGCCCGCGACGGGGAGACGCCGGTTCTCGTGGACATCCACGGCGGGCCGGAGAGCCAGCGACGGCCCTCCTTCAGCCCCGTCAAGCAGTACTTCCTGAATCGCGGCTACGCGATGTTCGAACCGAACGTCCGCGGGTCGACCGGCTACGGGAAGTCCTACACCCGCCTCGACGACGTCGAAAAGCGCATGGACTCGGTGGCAGACATCAAAGCCGCAGTCGAGTGGCTCCACGACCATCCGAAAGTAGACCCCTCGCGCATCGCGGTGATGGGCGGGTCATACGGCGGGTTCATGACGCTCGCCGCGCTCACCGAGTACCCGGACCTCTGGGCGGCCGGCATCGACATCGTCGGCATCGCGAACTTCGTCACGTTCCTCAAGAACACGGGCGACTGGCGACGCGCCCTCCGCGAAGCCGAGTACGGGTCACTCGAAACAGACCGCGAGTTCCTAGAGCGCATCAGCCCCATCAACAACATCGACGCCATCGAAGCGCCGCTGCTCGTCCTCCACGGGAAAAACGACCCGCGCGTCCCCGTCGGCGAGGCAGAGCAAATCGCCGCGGAAGCGGAAACCCACGTCCCGGTGGAGAAACTCATCTTCGACGACGAGGGCCACGGCTTCTCGAAGCTCGAAAACCGCGTCACCGCCTACACCACGGTGGTATCATTCCTCGAAAAGTACGTCTGACTGGTCACCACCCCTGTAAAACGGACGAGGACAGTCATCACCCCACATAAGTCCCGTTTCAGAGAGATTCGAACGACGAGGGGAGGAAAGTACCAGACTCGGACACGTTCGAATCCGTACCCGCATTATTGTTGCCGTACAGGTCAGCTTCGAGTACATTTGGGATTGTAGAAGACTTATTACGTCTGGTTGTTTTGAACCGGCTATGGCTGTCTCAGATCGCTCCCGCGAGGACGTCGCGGAGCTTCTTTCTGCACTCTCCGGCCGGTATGGGTCGGTCGCGGTAGATCAGACGACGACCGCCCTACCGCCTGCGGCCTACGAAGAGGCGCGAAAGCGGTTCGCAGACGGAAAAGTCGCCTGTGCAGGCGTCTGGATCGAAGACGACGAGGGCCGGGTGCTGCTCGTAAACGACGACGACCGAACCAACCGCTGGGCGGAACCGGGTGGAGCCATCGAGGCCGACGAATCCCTCGAAGCGGGCGCGGCGCGGTGGGTCGAACAGACAACAGGCTATCGATGCCGCATCGACGACGTCAAACGCGTCTCCATCGTCGGCATCGGTGACGAACGCAACGTCGACCGACCGCCCGTGTATCAACTTCAAGTCCTCTTTTCTGGTGCGCTCTCCGGTGACAAACTCGAACTCGGTGAGCGAGTCGCAGGAGTAGAATGGTGGCAGGACCCGCCTGCGACCATCGCCGACGCGCTTCCCGCTTAGATGACGCCTGTCACGGTCGCAACTTCTATCGCCGCGTCCTCACTGACGCCGTCACCGAGAATCGTATAGCGGTCGCGGATTTCGTGGGCCGTCGTCAACGCTTCGATTACTGTTTCTGCGTCGATACCGAGTCCCTTCGCTGTCGTGGGCGCACCCAACTTGTCGAGGGCGTCGCGGATGTTCTGCCACTGACCCTGTTCACCCGAGTGGAGATACTCGATGAGAATCGACCCGACGCCCACCTGGTGGCCGTGGAGTGCCGCACCCGGCGCGAGGCGGTCTAGCTGGTGGGAAAAAAGGTGTTCCGCGCCGCTGGCCGGCCGAGAGGACCCGGCGATGGACATCGCCACGCCGGAGGAGACGAGCGCCTTCACCACCACCCACGAGGACTCCTCTAAGCCGGGTTTGATGGCGTCGATGCGCTCGACGAGCAATTCGGCGGTCATCTGGGAGAGCGCCCCCGCGTACTCTGAATATTCGACGTTCTTCAGCCGGTGGGCGAGTTGCCAGTCTTTGACCGCGGTGTAGTTACTGATGATGTCCGCACATCCGGCGGTGGTGAGTTCCCACGGCGCGTCGGCGAGCAGTTCCGTGTCAGCGACGACGGCCAGCGGTGGGTCCGCGGCCACGCTGTGACGGGTGTCACCCTCGGGAACCGACCCGCGCCCGCTCACGATGCCGTCGTGGCTGGCGGCGGTCGGGACGGAGATGAATCCGCGGTCGATGCGGTCTGCGGCCATCTTCGCGATGTCGATGGCTTTGCCGCCGCCGACGCCGACGAGGAATCCGGCGTCCACCGCTTCGGCCTGGTCGATAACACGCTTGACCTCCGCGAAGGTCGCCTGCTCTACGACCACGACCTCCGGGGAAAAGCCTGCATCCTCGAACTGCTCGATGATTCGGTCGGCCGCAATCTTCCGCGGCGTCGGACTCGTCACGAGAACCGGCGTGCCGCGAAGATGGAGTTCGGAGACCGCCTCGACCGTCTGGTCGAGCACCCCGTGGCCCACCAGGACGTTTCGCGGCAGGCGAATCCACGACGACTTGGTAAACATACCAACACATGAACCGCCCGCCGTGATACCGTTTACTCTCCGTGCACTGTCGTTTGGACGGATTTGTCAATACTGGTTTACCGCTCACTCGGCTTACTACGGACGCTGGCCGTGACCAGCGACGTTCCCCCACACCCTCAGTTTTCCATTCAGATGGTGTCGAGTACCGAGAGCACCCGCTCTTCAGCGTCGCGGCCGGGGTCCCACTCGCTGCCGTTGCGGTCGCTGTCGCGGTGGTCGTCGACCGACCGCTGCATCGCCTCGCGAAGCGGCGTCGATTCCCAGCCAAGGCGAGCGAGTTTGTCCGTCGCGAGCACGTGCGGGTAGTCTCGCCAGAGCACGAAGTCCTCGGGAGCGAGGTCGGCGATAGACAGCTCGCGCTCGCCCGCGTGGACGACCTCTACGTCGGTATCGAGACAGTCGGCGATGCGGTGGACCATCTCCTCTAAGGTCACGAGGCGCTGGTCGCCGACGTTGTAGGCTTCACCGGGGTCGCCCTCCTCCGCGATGATGCGCATGGCGCTCGCCACGTCCTCGACGTAGGCACGATGCCAGAGGTTCGTCCCGTCGCCGGGGACGACGACACGGTCGTAGTTGCGCACCCGGTCTATCCAGTAGTCGAGGCGCTCCGTGTAGTCGTCCGGGCCGTAGACGATGCACGGGCGGATGCTCATGGCGTTCACGCCGCGCTCTGCGGCCGCGAAGATGGCGCGGTCGCCTTCGGCTTTGCGCGGGCCGTAGGACTCGTCAGTGTCGGCTGTGGCCTGCTCGTTCGTACACTCACACAGCCGCGTGACGCCCTCGCGCTTTGGAATCTCCTCGTCGCCGTAGGCGCTGCCACTGGAGATGTAGA
This sequence is a window from Haladaptatus sp. QDMS2. Protein-coding genes within it:
- a CDS encoding NAD-dependent epimerase/dehydratase family protein: MDTALVIGGTRFIGKWAVRDLLDNDYDVTIFNRGNHENPFGEAVTHIQGDRTNDAELVAAAREADPDVVFDCVAYKPREVRTATRIFEDVDAYVYISSGSAYGDEEIPKREGVTRLCECTNEQATADTDESYGPRKAEGDRAIFAAAERGVNAMSIRPCIVYGPDDYTERLDYWIDRVRNYDRVVVPGDGTNLWHRAYVEDVASAMRIIAEEGDPGEAYNVGDQRLVTLEEMVHRIADCLDTDVEVVHAGERELSIADLAPEDFVLWRDYPHVLATDKLARLGWESTPLREAMQRSVDDHRDSDRNGSEWDPGRDAEERVLSVLDTI